In a genomic window of Helianthus annuus cultivar XRQ/B chromosome 10, HanXRQr2.0-SUNRISE, whole genome shotgun sequence:
- the LOC110886350 gene encoding putative receptor-like protein kinase At5g39000: protein MFLPTSHAVESSSYSPPPCRQFTFSEIELATRGFDESLVIGRGGFGRVYRGTITCGLTLLDVAIKRLESTSNQGAVEFWAEVEMLSKLRHSHLVSLIGYCNEGKEMILVYEYMPNGTLEDRLHKRRAPLTWVRRLKICIGAARGLDYLHTRTGIMHGVIHRDVKSSNILLDDNWVAKISDFGLSKIVPTNQPSTYVSTLVKGTFGYLDPDYFQTGRLTRKSDVYAFGVVLFEVFCGKQAVDRSIDEEQWGLATWAQDSIEEGRLEQIVDSNLRGRIFPKCLKEFALLAERCLHGRPKQRPTMTEVVEGLESILVLQEKTDSTWVPTFLFPSNHKIGSTRLKSLDIYLYTVGGEDRIVQRFDFDTIVYATENFSEANKILSCTYESMYKGRLQNGQDITITQYSYASTYEECMNEASMLVKFEHENAIQLLGYCIHRRRMYLLYDFAPYATLDGLIFDAQCNLLNWNTRYKIILGVARVLVYLHNHAPIQIIHRDVEPSNILLDESFDPKLSGFGLATAINKTDGIHVDQICGTYGYMAPEYAIHGFLSAKADVFSFGVLVLEVVTGKRSIDVGGSVKRYVKRNWVEGTLSNIIDPRINVDLILMTKFMEVGLLCVQRNAAVRPTMEEVVDMLVGTASLTLRVSEMRARRSLQRTEAEDSDTGEVEEFISELCPR, encoded by the exons ATGTTCCTTCCTACTAGTCACGCTGTTGAATCCTCGTCATATTCGCCACCACCGTGCCGACAGTTTACCTTTTCTGAGATTGAACTCGCGACCCGAGGCTTTGATGAGTCATTGGTGATCGGACGTGGGGGGTTTGGCAGAGTTTACAGAGGAACCATCACATGTGGGTTAACTCTTTTGGATGTTGCAATTAAGCGGCTGGAGTCAACTTCTAACCAAGGAGCAGTAGAATTCTGGGCTGAAGTTGAGATGCTATCCAAATTAAGGCACTCTCATTTGGTATCTTTAATTGGTTACTGCAATGAGGGGAAAGAAATGATTCTTGTATACGAATATATGCCTAATGGAACTCTTGAAGATCGGCTCCACAAACGTCGAGCACCTCTAACTTGGGTGCGAAGACTTAAGATATGCATAGGTGCTGCCCGCGGTTTAGATTACTTGCACACTAGGACGGGTATTATGCACGGAGTTATACATCGCGACGTTAAGAGCTCAAATATATTGTTAGACGACAACTGGGTAGCTAAGATTTCAGACTTTGGGTTGTCCAAAATTGTTCCAACAAATCAACCATCTACTTATGTTAGCACTTTGGTGAAGGGGACGTTTGGGTATCTAGATCCAGATTACTTTCAAACAGGTAGGCTGACTCGAAAGTCTGATGTGTATGCGTTTGGGGTGGTGCTGTTTGAAGTCTTTTGTGGGAAACAAGCAGTGGATAGAAGTATTGATGAGGAACAATGGGGTTTGGCAACTTGGGCTCAAGACTCCATTGAGGAAGGAAGGCTAGAGCAAATTGTTGATTCTAATTTAAGGGGGAGAATATTCCCTAAATGTTTAAAAGAGTTTGCACTACTTGCTGAGCGGTGTCTACATGGCCGTCCTAAGCAACGTCCTACCATGACCGAGGTTGTGGAGGGTCTTGAGTCTATCCTAGTCTTACAAGAGAAAACCGACAGTACATGGGTACCGACATTTCTCTTTCCCTCCAATCACAAAA TTGGAAGTACACGTTTAAAATCCTTGGATATATACCTCTACACTGTTGGAGGTGAAGACCGAATAGTACAGCGGTTTGATTTTGATACCATCGTTTATGCAACTGAAAATTTTTCTGAAGCTAATAAGATTTTGTCCTGCACGTACGAATCCATGTACAAG GGGCGGCTACAAAATGGACAAGATATAACAATCACTCAATATTCCTATGCCAGCACATACGAAGAATGTATGAATGAAGCATCAATGCTTGTAAAGTTTGAACATGAAAATGCGATTCAGCTGCTTGGGTATTGTATTCACAGAAGAAGGATGTACCTCCTATATGACTTTGCACCTTATGCAACTCTGGACGGCTTGATTTTTg ATGCTCAGTGTAATCTTTTGAACTGGAATACGCGGTACAAAATAATTTTAGGTGTAGCTAGGGTACTTGTATACCTTCATAATCATGCTCCCATTCAGATCATACATCGTGATGTGGAACCTTCAAACATTCTTTTGGATGAAAGTTTTGACCCCAAACTGTCGGGTTTTGGGTTAGCAACCGCGATCAACAAGACTGACGGCATTCATGTTGATCAGATTTGTGGGACTTA CGGATACATGGCACCTGAATATGCAATTCATGGGTTTCTGTCAGCCAAGGCAGATGTCTTTAGTTTCGGCGTGCTGGTTTTGGAAGTTGTAACCGGGAAAAGGTCAATAGACGTGGGCGGTAGTGTTAAAAGATAT GTTAAGAGAAATTGGGTGGAAGGAACATTGTCAAATATAATTGATCCCAGAATTAATGTTGATTTAATCTTGATGACAAAATTCATGGAGGTTGGGTTGTTATGTGTTCAAAGAAATGCAGCGGTTAGGCCAACAATGGAGGAAGTTGTTGACATGCTGGTTGGCACCGCATCTTTAACTCTCCGTGTGTCAGAAATGCGAGCAAGGAGGAGTCTACAGCGCACTGAAGCTGAAGATAGTGATACCGGTGAAGTTGAAGAATTTATATCAGAGTTATGCCCAAGATAA
- the LOC110883178 gene encoding uncharacterized protein LOC110883178, with translation MSKIKAVLSPKKSTKKPPVIQQNTRGRPTTKQVQQRLHEASRIDEELRRSSFGDANTSFEGSRQSLGMDQSSWGLIRRDLVQEMDQNESIWFPIFEAWDEGYFYTHRQSLIWNSVSSCGEDHWMDFPLAGLLIAQTYSIGVHLLKTTMGASSTFFPIPSPPANQQPLFITVTHVNENHFIHVKLEGDYPMPPAHGLWLNHRRPHTEQWEDMYLARLEWYTSIMNPPPRSNPSLNYIDSDTEE, from the exons ATGTCAAAGATTAAAGCGGTGTTGAGTCCAAAGAAATCTACCAAGAAACCACCGGTTATCCAACAAAATACTCGTGGCCGACCAACAACAAAGCAGGTACAACAAAGGTTGCACGAGGCCTCTCGCATAGATGAAGAATTGAGGAGAAGCTCCTTCGGTGATGCAAACACGTCCTTTGAAGGTTCCCGACAAA GCTTAGGTATGGATCAGAGTTCATGGGGGCTCATTCGAAGGGACCTTGTCCAAGAAATGGATCAGAACGAATCGATCTGGTTCCCAATATTTGAAGCATGGGATGAAGGTTATTTTTACACACATCGTCAGAGCCTAATTTGGAATTCAGTGTCCAGTTGTGGGGAGGATCACTGGATGGACTTCCCCTTAGCAGGACTTCTTATTGCACAAACGTACAGTATCGGGGTGCACCTGTTAAAGACAACCATGGGTGCGAGTTCCACTTTCTTCCCGATACCAAGTCCTCCGGCTAATCAACAACCATTATTCATAACGGTTACACATGTTAACGAGAACCACTTCATACATGTTAAGCTGGAAGGGGATTATCCAATGCCACCAGCACACGGGCTATGGTTGAACCACCGAAGACCCCATACAGAACAATGGGAAGATATGTACTTGGCACGTCTAGAATGGTATACATCGATAATGAATCCTCCGCCAAGATCAAACCCCAGTCTTAATTACATCGATAGTGATACGgaagaatga